From the genome of Dermochelys coriacea isolate rDerCor1 chromosome 1, rDerCor1.pri.v4, whole genome shotgun sequence:
ctctctctcttgtgtATTATCAGAGAAGAATTCTCCTCCTTATTTTCACTCAAGAAGATCTCATCATCTGctggaataaaaatatatatgatttCTTTGGGGGAAAACAATTTCAAACGCCAGAACTAAGAACGGCAAAGGATTTATCCCAAATCTAAAAACTATTTATGAGACTGATAATCAGGAACCAAATCTTTAGAGAAAGGGTGGGGCCAATTCTGAAGCAGAGTAATGAAGACTAAGGCTCATATCCTTAATAGTATTAGATGCCTAACACCCATTGGACTAAAGGACTAAGCACAGGGCTAGCATCCAGGAATGCTTAAATTCTAGTCACAACTCTGACCAATTCACTAAATGAATGCCCTTTGGACATGTGAAACACTATAATGGTCACCAAATGTTATTAACTGATGACTGTCTTGGAATTCCAGCATTATACTTTACTCGTGGATAGTTTCACAGTTGGTTCAACAACTTACTCTTTACCTGTCTGGGTAGCTTTCAGAACCTCTCTTTGTTTGGTGGCCTGGAGATCTGGGACACATGGTTCTTCCCCTCATTCCATCTGGGAAATCACATCAGGTTTGGGAACCAGAAATCCTATTCATGAGACAGAAAACGGTTGATGTCCTGCTTTGTTAAATATTTGGGCAGTATTTATTAAACAATGAAAACAATCATTCACCGAGAGAGATCACAGTCTCAAATGTCTCCCACATGACATCCCCGTAGAGTTCTCTCTGCCTTTCATCCAAAAGTGCCCATTCTTCCTGGGTGAAGTACACAGCCACTTCCTCGAATGTTGTCTGTATCTGAAACAGGAAGAGTTCCCTACTCAGCTGACAACCCTAATGGTCAGTCACTAGCTGGGTAGCAGAGGACAGAGCAGCAGCATTAGGGCAGTGTGAAAAGCATCCTGAATGTAAGAGGCAGGATACACGGGGAAGGCATATTTCTGTATATATCCCCCCTGAAAGCTTTGTGGATTTGTTTTATGCAATGAAGAAGAGTGAGAAGTggcaaagaaaagagaagagagaaagacTGCAAAAGATGAAGAGAGTCAGGGAGGTTTGtgggcttgttttgtttaaagacaagggaaggaggaaaaaattgGAGAAAGGGAGAGGATTAAATTGCAAAGTGGCATAAATTAAATTCATCCGACTGTTAAGAATTACTTACATTAAGTAAGCTTATAAACGTCAAGTGGATGGTAAGAAGATGTCCCCTCTTTGTCAGACCAGACCTTCAGGACTCACCATTTTCCGGTGCTGGATGAGTTGTAATTTCCGAccgaagcttttcccacacttagtgcatttatagggtttctcctCCATGTGGACCGTCTGGTGACGAATAAGGTGTGAGCTCCAGGAGAAGCTTTTCTTACATTCAGGGCACTTATAGGGTCTCTGACCTGTGTGAATCCTCTGATGTTTAATAAGTGTTGACCTGCCGCTAAAACTTTTCCAACACTGAGTACATGCGTAGAGTTTCTCTCCCATGTGGATTGTCTGATGTACAATCAGGTCTGAGTTCTGACTAAATCTCTTCTCGCTTTCAGCACATTTATGCTGCTTGTTCtctgtgtggattctctcatgCTGAATGAGTGTTGAGCtccgactgaagcttttcccacatgcTACACATCTGAAGGGTTTCTCTCTGATGTGGATTTTCTGATGCTGTGCAAGCGTTGAGTGtttattgaagcttttcccacattcgaTGCATCAGTAGGGCCTCTCTCCCCTGTGGATTTTCTGATGATGAATGAATGTGGAGCTCAGAGTGAAGCCTGTTCCACATTCCAgacatttatagggtttctctcccatGTGGATTCCCTGATGCTGACTAAGTTTGGAGTTCTGaaggaagcttttcccacactcagtacATTTATAAGGTTTTTCTCCCGTGTGGAGTTTCTGGTGTGTAATAAGATTTGATCTCAGACAGAAGCTTTTCACACATCCTATACATGTATTTGGACTGTATACAATGATGCTCTTGTGTGTCCCCAAacctctttcacagtgaaccgaTTTACCCTGGTTCTTCTCTACAGAATTTCCCTCTTTCCTTTCCAACCTGCTCTGACTCTCAGAGATTTTTCCACAGTCAATATTCTGGGCAATATCCCGTGCTGGTCTCCCAGCTAATGTCCAGTGTGGTTCTGTCTTTTCAGGACCTTCCTGCTGAGGAGTGACCTCTTCAGTGATGATCCTATCATCtgctagaataaaaataaaatgaaccatCATTATTTATAAGACTGAAAACCAAGATTTCAATCTTTTGCATCCCTTCCACACAGGGTATCAGTTCTGTTTCAAGATCCCCTCCGAGCACTCAGATAAAAGATGGATAAAGGGACCACTGATAGATGACCGTGCTTTACAATACCGGTTAACTTGAGATGAGACACACCCGGGAGACCATTGGGGATTAGTTGGAACTCCATGCATCAATGTCATCTAAGTCTAAGATAGCTACTGTACTAGTGTGATGCAAGACTGCATTTTAAAGGCTCTTTGACTCGACTTTTTGGCTAGCTGTCACTGTTGGAATTCCCCTCAGCAATCAGTCTCCTGGCTAGTGTCCTCTGATTCTGATTCATGTTGTTCTGACCACCATGTGGGAGCATTGAGTATATGCACCTGTTTCTCAAGGAAACATATCCTTTTGATATAAGTTATGGGAAGGGATACCATATACAGTACTACAATGAGGGAGACCTTAGAGATGCATATAAATAATGAACATAAAATAAACTCTCACCAGTGCAGGTGCCTCTAAAGATTTCTCTTTTCTTGGAGTCTTGGAGAGTCAGAGCACCTGACTTTTTCCCTTGTTCCTCCTGGGAGATCACATCAGGCTTGGAAATCATAAATCCTACTCATGAGGAAACAAAACAAGGGATAGCAAACATTGTTAAATACCTGTAGAGTACTCACTACAAGCAATGACCTGTTATTTTAAAACTATCTCCTGTATATGCCGGCATGCCTGTTAGCTGAACAGACAGAATATGTTTACAGAGCTCTTGTGGGAAAGCAAAACTTTTACAGTGGGAGATTCAGAGATATGCACACATATGGGGACTTGATGACTCAGCACAAGTATTAAGCTTCTGGTACTTGATCATTTCCATACTTGCAGATAAATCAGAGATCCTTCTGAGAATGAAGCCAGAGCTAAGGAAGGggaataaattattttatattactaTAAACATGTACATTTAAATGCAAGTATTCTCCTTTCATAGAATGCTCTTAGCCTGGAAGGAGTAGCACCACCACTGTATTTCTAAAGTTAGTATTTAATTGAAGGGACACAGTCTCTATCACACAGGGATCTGAGAATGATATAAATTAATTCTCTGGAAACATAAGGAATCCAGAAAAGAACCCTGAGCAGAAGCCAGACTGGGAACTTAACAGACACAAAAGGTGCTATTACCTATCAAGAGCTTGGTGTCACAATCCTCCTGCATGATATCCCTCCAGACACTTCTCTTTTCTTCATCCCAAAGAGTTCCCTTGTCTTTGATGTAGAATGTCTCTGCCATCTGAAAGTACAACCATTCCCTGGTCACTGCCTACAGCTCCAGCAATAATTCCACCtctggagagagagggaaggagctgTCAGTGTCAGGGCAGCATGAATAGCTTTTACCAGCACAGGCGGCTCTAGGGATAAGGGCGGAGCTGGTGCAACATACCTGCACAAGGTCTGTGTGTTTATGCAGGTTGATGTGGGCCAGGGTGTGGAAGCTAACAGGAGATAGAGAGGGACAAAATGTCTTTTGTGATCAACAAATTGATTTTAAACTAAAAGGTGAATTTTACATATACAgtgtccccgccccccacccatccccctcaGACAAGGCAGCTGGAGCTCTGTGGAACATAACAACATtagaaatataataataataatgaaaaagtcAAACTGAAGCAATTGAGGAAtccaagaggaaaaaaaggagggaaatgatcgcaaaaaataataaatatggggCCAACAATGCACAGTCTGAAGAACAATTCCAGTGTAAAAGTAGCTACCTTTTAAATGTGTGGTGCGATGGATTTCCTGGATGGGAAATGGCTCTATATCGTCAGGAAAAGTATGATCGCCTGACAACTGAAGATGCCACAGTAGGATCCCTATAAGCCATGTTGTGTGGAACACAGATAAGCAGCAGGATGAGGCTCAAGGATGAGGTCACAAATATAGCTAAAACTGCCATTAAAAGCTTATAGTCAATTCACCATCTT
Proteins encoded in this window:
- the LOC119855481 gene encoding zinc finger protein 620-like, coding for MGEKLYACTQCWKSFSGRSTLIKHQRIHTGQRPYKCPECKKSFSWSSHLIRHQTVHMEEKPYKCTKCGKSFGRKLQLIQHRKMIQTTFEEVAVYFTQEEWALLDERQRELYGDVMWETFETVISLGFLVPKPDVISQME